Proteins encoded within one genomic window of Trichoderma asperellum chromosome 2, complete sequence:
- a CDS encoding uncharacterized protein (TransMembrane:12 (i61-83o89-114i135-160o172-192i204-226o246-272i293-312o350-375i396-415o421-449i470-488o500-521i)), whose translation MAVFRDSKEKDERDLQTVSSFRPGAASGVLQDFADPDVQNEAESTHKGEFGTKRDLKPRQVSMIAVAGTIGTGLFLGSGAALVNGGPVGFFLGYTIVGCLVGMMMFCLGEMTVYSPNIGGFIEMGTKYISPEAGFAMGINYILQTGFAVPTEITAAAVMISYWDPVTTHVSAYIASFLVLSIGINLLGVKYFGEVEFVFACIKVLMLVALILFGLIADLGGVNGVYTGGRYWRDEPFNNTFANLSPVSFAGFLGFWKVLTQAAFAFGGIEGISVLAGEAHNPRKTMRRAVRTVFYRIVGLYLLTVLIISLNVSQHSPALLDAVSKGGSTAASSPFVVICQQTGVKVLPSVINAVVMTSALSSCNENIFAVARTLFALSRQHYLPRCFLRVSRLGTPFWGVLVAFCFGLLGFLSVSNGSDQAFIWLSNLSALSSLIAWISICTCFVRFYSALKVQGIDRKNLDLRGWFQPYMAWICIVSFTVILFFNGFQSFIHKFSVSNFFASYITLPVIALSLLGFRLYLWRSGRAYGLTNLDEINLGNGPAKALRGTRYDLGA comes from the exons ATGGCCGTGTTTCGAGATTCCAAAGAGAAGGATGAGCGGGATCTGCAGACCGTGTCGTCTTTTCGCCCTGGAGCGGCGAGCGGTGTTTTGCAAGACTTCGCAGACCCAGACGTCCAAAATGAAGCCGAATCGACTCACAAGGGAGAATTTGGCACGAAGCGTGACCTG AAACCTCGTCAAGTGTCCATGATAGCAGTTGCTGGTACCATCGGAACTGGTCTTTTCTTAGGATCTGGTGCTGCGCTAGTGAACGGTGGCCCTGTGGGTTTCTTTCTCGGCTACACCATCGTTGGCTGTCTAGTAGGCATGATGATGTTTTGTCTAGGCGAAAT GACGGTGTATTCACCCAATATTGGCGGTTTCATCGAAATGGGCACCAAATACATCTCTCCCGAAGCAGGATTCGCCATGGGCATCAATTATATCTTGCAAACCGGCTTCGCCGTCCCGACGGAGATCACAGCAGCTGCCGTTATGATCAGCTATTGGGATCCCGTCACGACTCATGTATCAGCGTACATTGCGTCCTTCCTAGTCCTCAGCATAGGCATCAACCTCCTTGGGGTTAAATACTTTGGTGAAGTAGAATTTGTATTTGCTTGTATCAAAGTTTTGATGCTCGTTGCCCTCATATTGTTTGGCCTAATCGCCGACCTCGGTGGAGTTAATGGTGTATACACTGGCGGCCGCTACTGGAGGGACGAGCCATTCAATAACACATTCGCAAACCTGTCACCAGTCTCGTTTGCAGGATTCCTCGGATTTTGGAAAGTTCTCACTCAAGCAGCCTTTGCGTTTGGTGGCATTGAGGGTATTAGCGTGCTGGCTGGTGAAGCGCACAATCCCAGGAAGACCATGAGAAGGGCTGTCAGAACGGTCTTCTATCGAATTG TTGGACTGTACCTCCTCACTGTCTTGATTATCTCTCTCAATGTCAGCCAGCATTCTCCGGCCCTGCTCGACGCAGTCTCAAAGGGCGGTTCGACTGCAGCATCATCGCCCTTTGTAGTCATCTGCCAGCAGACTGGCGTTAAAGTCCTCCCAAGTGTGATCAACGCTGTG GTCATGACCTCTGCTTTGTCATCATGCAACGAGAATATTTTTGCTGTAGCGAGGACGCTGTTCGCACTATCTCGTCAAC ACTATTTGCCTAGATGCTTCCTAAGGGTAAGCCGCTTGGGCACACCATTCTGGGGTGTCTTAGTAGCCTTTTGCTTTGGATTATTAGGCTTCCTCTCAGTATCCAATGGTTCTGATCAAGCTTTCATTTGGTTGTCGAATCTTTCAG CTCTCAGTAGCTTAATTGCATGGATCAGTATCTGCACCTGCTTCGTGCGATTCTACAGTGCCCTGAAAGTCCAGGGCATCGACAGAAAGAATCTTGACCTCAGAGGGTGGTTCCAGCCGTATATGGCATGGATTTGCATCGTCTCTTTTACTGTTATTCTGTTTTTTAACGGTTTCCAGTCCTTCATCCACAAGTTTTCAGTTTCAAACTTCTTTGCTTCGTATATCACATTGCCAGTGATTGCCTTATCCCTCCTTGGCTTCCGACTTTATTTATGGCGGAGTGGAAGGGCCTATGGTTTGACGAATCTTGATGAGATAAACCTTGGCAACGGACCGGCCAAGGCTCTGCGTGGCACTCGGTATGATCTTGGGGCTTGA
- a CDS encoding uncharacterized protein (EggNog:ENOG41) — translation MEKLPKLSKVPKAKTGNRKVKTGCQTCKKRRVKCDEEKPACQRCISTGRVCDGYGIWGGGNAYGSSNKAPSLSKLSLTHYKKMPVPLNIVSMSQMHRIAGRPASIGFEYFRRYTSTKLPGLFESGFWDSLVLQASDQEPAVLHAVTALGAAHKNDEHISLIEYNKAIQHLRQSLNSSDRDALRVSLITCLLFVCIELLRGGFKAGYAHLSNGLRILHEIQRRDGITTNNEIILRSRAQSVEDTLVEVFSRLNLQTALFGHVSAYLLFVGDTGQAPRTYDIPPAFSSIREAKKHIDSLINGSHSLAQQATQLLLERQPFPETLYQNQNKLETALTKFLITLKSSREELSRSPIGATWRNIIGVPMLFLHHTMAKIMAATALRGVDEMIFDSHLQDFELLVKQSSTLRDRMLHEVAEYIRKKAVMMPGNNTFTIDMGFIPPLYYTLAKCRQPSLRRMVLELLKRVPHREGAWDGPTVIRMGKALIRLEEGRIYDGIEIIPSCSIPDPSIADDLPVIPISQRFTSVNVALPDYANGKATLFCRRYKGCGLWESKVAQFDVTI, via the exons ATGGAAAAGTTGCCCAAGCTCTCCAAAGTCCCTAAAGCGAAGACTGGAAATCGGAAAGTAAAGACCGGATGTCAGACCTGCAA AAAGCGTCGTGTGAAATGCGACGAGGAGAAGCCAGCATGTCAGAGGTGTATCTCTACTGGCCGTGTATGTGATGGGTATGGGATATGGGGAGGAGGAAATGCTTATGGAAGCTCCAATAAGGCTCCATCATTATCTAAATTGTCTCTAACCCATTACAAGAAGATGCCGGTCCCACTGAACATTGTATCCATGTCACAGATGCATAGAATCGCGGGCCGACCCGCGAGCATCGGCTTTGAGTACTTCCGCAGATATACATCTACTAAACTCCCCGGTCTGTTCGAATCTGGATTTTGGGATTCTCTGGTGCTTCAAGCAAGTGACCAGGAACCAGCTGTTCTGCATGCCGTGACGGCACTGGGAGCAGCGCACAAGAACGACGAACACATCTCGCTGATTGAGTATAACAAGGCAATCCAGCATCTGCGACAGAGCCTAAACAGCTCCGACAGGGATGCCCTCCGAGTGTCCCTCATCACTTGTTTACTATTTGTGTGTATTGAGTTGTTGAGGGGAGGCTTCAAGGCCGGGTATGCGCATCTCAGCAATGGTCTGCGCATTCTTCATGAGATTCAGAGGCGCGACGGAATCACAACCAATAATGAGATTATCCTACGATCGCGCGCACAATCTGTGGAAGATACGCTTGTTGAGGTTTTCTCGCGGCTTAATTTACAAACTGCGCTATTTGGTCACGTTTCTGCATATCTTCTATTTGTAGGGGACACTGGTCAGGCACCGCGAACATACGACATACCGCCAGCATTCTCATCCATTagagaagcaaagaaacatATAGATTCTCTCATCAATGGATCGCATTCGCTAGCACAACAGGCTAcgcagctgcttcttgagcGGCAGCCCTTCCCGGAGACACTGTACCAGAACCAAAATAAGCTGGAGACGGCATTGACGAAGTTCCTTATCACTTTGAAGTCAAGCCGCGAAGAGCTAAGTAGAAGTCCAATTGGCGCAACTTGGCGCAATATAATCGGCGTACCAATGTTATTCCTACATCACACGATGGCAAAAATCATGGCGGCTACTGCTTTACGCGGGGTCGACGAAATGATATTCGACAGTCATCTACAGGATTTTGAACTACTAGTCAAACAGTCGTCTACTCTGCGCGATAGGATGCTCCACGAAGTAGCAGAATATATTCGCAAAAAAGCTGTTATGATGCCAGGCAACAACACATTTACCATTGATATGGGCTTCATACCTCCTCTCTACTATACACTTGCCAAGTGCCGTCAGCCAAGTCTTCGGAGAATGGTTCTCGAGCTCCTCAAACGAGTTCCACATCGTGAAGGCGCTTGGGATGGACCCACGGTGATTCGTATGGGCAAGGCTCTCATCAGACTCGAGGAAGGCAGAATCTACGACGGAATTGAAATCATACCGAGCTGCAGCATACCAGATCCATCAATAGCGGATGATTTGCCTGTTATACCAATATCTCAACGATTCACCAGCGTCAATGTAGCGCTACCTGACTATGCGAATGGCAAGGCCACGTTGTTTTGCAGGCGGTACAAGGGATGTGGTCTCTGGGAGAGCAAAGTTGCGCAATTTGACGTGACCATTTAG
- a CDS encoding uncharacterized protein (EggNog:ENOG41): protein MSKPYMLWVGGREVVGTGEPIAVENPANMAVFAECHSASPRDVDDAVQLAHKVFKSGVWAKAPRHTRADVLDKAAELLTSRLSVLIPLEVEQTGRAIREMQAQVPSLVRWFRYFAAVLRTEERPVLPTMGKLHNWIERVPLGVVVQITPFNHPLLIAVKKLAPALAAGNSVVLKPSELTPLTSLLLGPILKEAGLPDGVFNVLPGLGATTGRDLVSHPLVRKVDITGGTVAGRAIGSIVGNNLARYNAELGGKAPLIIFEKANLELAVNGVAFGSFIATGQTCVAATRIIIHKSILTTVEEKLSQKARSIARRMGSPTNTNSSMGPLISSKQLGNVVNLVDDAVANGARVVCGGRRMAGTSELDGTNFAEGYFFPPTILASSPECDITKTRIWREEAFGPVILLVEFESEQEALELANDSEFGLGAALWTDDLSQAFRVSEQIESGIVWVNTHHRNDPSSPWGGATTASGVGSENGVEAYYAYTTTKSIIINYASGNEAAADDWFREDGAQVRYG from the exons ATGTCTAAGCCGTACATGCTATGGGTGGGCGGCAGGGAAGTAGTGGGCACTGGTGAACC CATAGCTGTAGAAAATCCAGCAAACATGGCGGTATTTGCAGA ATGCCATTCTGCATCGCCTCGGGATGTCGATGACGCTGTCCAACTTGCTCACAAAGTCTTCAAATCAGGAGTCTGGGCCAAAGCTCCTCGACACACGCGAGCTGACGTGCTGGATAAAGCAGCTGAACTTCTCACCTCGAGGCTTTCTGTGCTAATCCCGTTGGAAGTGGAGCAGACAGGAAGGGCGAtcagagagatgcaagccCAGGTCCCATCCTTGGTTCGTTGGTTTCGTTactttgctgctgtgcttcGCACTGAAGAGCGCCCTGTCCTACCAACTATGGGCAAGCTGCATAACTGGATAGAACGGGTTCCGCTCGGCGTTGTTGTTCAGATCACTCCATTCAACCATCCCTTGCTCATCGCAGTTAAGAAACTTGCCCCTGCTCTAGCGGCAGGGAATAGTGTTGTGCTCAAGCCGAGCGAGCTCACACCGCTCACAAGTTTACTATTAGGGCCGATTTTGAAAGAAGCAGGGCTTCCCGATGGCGTTTTCAACGTTCTACCCGGCCTTGGAGCTACAACGGGACGTGACCTCGTAAGTCACCCGCTTGTACGGAAAGTTGACATTACCGGAGGAACGGTTGCCGGGAGAGCAATCGGTTCAATTGTCGGTAATAACTTGGCACGTTATAATGCAGAGCTAGGTGGAAAGGCGCCTTTGATCATATTCGAAAAAGCCAATCTTGAACTTGCTGTCAATGGTGTCGCATTCGGATCATTCATCGCGACTGGTCAGACTTGCGTTGCAGCCACTCGGATCATCATTCACAAAAGTATTCTCACAACCGTAGAAGAGAAGCTTTCTCAAAAAGCCAGATCTATTGCACGACGTATGGGCTCGCCTACAAACACAAATTCCTCCATGGGCCCTCTTATATCATCTAAACAACTTGGAAATGTCGTTAACCTTGTTGACGATGCTGTTGCAAATGGCGCAAGAGTTGTCTGCGGCGGAAGGAGAATGGCTGGTACATCTGAACTCGATGGTACGAATTTCGCCGAGGGCTATTTCTTCCCACCAACAATTTTGGCTTCCAGCCCAGAATGCGACATTACCAAGACTAGAATCTGGCGCGAGGAGGCATTTGGTCCAGTCATTCTACTTGTTGAGTTTGAAAGCGAACAAGAAGCGCTAGAGCTCGCCAACGATAGCGAATTCGGCTTGGGAGCAGCACTGTGGACCGATGATTTAAGTCAAGCTTTTAGAGTATCTGAGCAGATTGAGTCTGGTATTGTTTGGGTGAACACGCACCATCGGAACGATCCGAGCAGCCCATGGGGTGGAGCAACTACTGCAAGTGGCGTTGGAAGTGAAAATGGAGTTGAGGCATATTACGCGTATACGACGACGAAAAGTATCATCATTAATTATGCTTCTGGGAATGAGGCTGCAGCGGACGATTGGTTTAGAGAAGATGGTGCTCAAGTTCGTTATGGATGA
- a CDS encoding uncharacterized protein (SECRETED:SignalP(1-18)~MEROPS:MER0033198) — MLVPRLLIPTLLFSIAEAVDETVNVGYSIYKGQALPNGVSQWLGIRYAAPPLGELRFAPPQDPPHTEGIQDATQHGKYCLGTGRSPTDTDTSEDCLFLDVQAPTQATVGSKLPVFLYIQGGGFSLNSNPNTNASGLIINSGYGIVVVSLNYRVGPYGFMTDSDKILPNNGLRDQQKVLDWVQKHISRFGGNPNHVTLGGSSAGAASVTYHLTANNGTDRGQFHAAIAESPSFATTLTVTQSQYMYTQFATRVGCVGKDSLTCMRNKTAVELQTSNFNIPLPGASKPPNYMWLPVLDHEFVQDFPYRTFQKGKFIKVPTIYGDDTNGGTKFAPKDTATIQQSNSYVLDQYPELTLNMLGQINELYSNPNNSCPAIGCYWRHASNVYQEARYMCPGMYVSSVVAKHGQNAWVYRWNVEDPEQMASGLGVPHTVELAALWGANYFPDAPASYLDGQINANASSAIQHYWLNFIKYYNPNGRPIDSTSKYTKWEAWGDKAQNRLTFQTGGLTEMIRVDSELKRRCEFWSTNGVALTM, encoded by the exons ATGTTGGTACCGCGACTTCTCATACCTACCCTCTTATTTTCAATAGCCGAAGCCGTCGATGAGACGGTTAATGTTGGctattctatatataaaggacAAGCTCTGCCAAATGGCGTAAGCCAATGGCTAGGAATTCGATATGCAGCACCGCCGCTGGGTGAGCTGCGATTTGCGCCGCCACAGGATCCTCCCCATACAGAAGGCATACAAGATGCCACACAG CACGGTAAATATTGTCTTGGGACTGGTCGGTCACCTACAGATACGGATACATCGGAGGactgtttatttttagaCGTGCAAGCTCCGACTCAAGCTACAGTCGGTTCAAAACTCCCAGTCTTCCTCTACATCCAGGGCGGTGGCTTCAGTCTCAATTCGAACCCCAACACAAACGCGTCAGGTCTGATTATAAACAGCGGCTACGGCATCGTGGTGGTGAGCCTCAACTATCGCGTTGGTCCATACGGATTCATGACGGACAGCGATAAAATACTTCCTAACAATGGCCTCCGTGACCAGCAAAAAGTCTTGGACTGGGTGCAGAAGCATATTTCTCGATTTGGCGGCAATCCAAATCACGTTACTCTTGGTGGAAGCAGTGCCGGGGCAGCCAGTGTCACATATCATCTAACCGCCAACAACGGCACCGACCGAGGACAATTTCATGCCGCTATTGCTGAGTCTCCTTCCTTTGCTACAACTCTTACAGTGACTCAGTCTCAATACATGTACACCCAATTTGCAACTCGCGTGGGCTGCGTCGGCAAGGACAGCCTCACTTGTATGCGAAACAAGACAGCGGTGGAACTTCAAACAAGCAACTTCAATATTCCTTTGCCAGGTGCTTCCAAGCCACCCAACTATATGTGGTTGCCTGTGCTCGACCACGAATTTGTACAGGATTTCCCATATCGAACATTTCAAAAAGGAAAGTTCATCAAAGTTCCCACTATCTATGGCGACGATACCAACGGAGGGACCAAGTTCGCTCCTAAGGATACAGCCACTATCCAACAAAGTAATAGTTATGTATTGGACCAGTATCCTGAGCTCACATTGAATATGCTCGGGCAAATTAACGAGCTGTACTCTAATCCAAACAACAGCTGCCCTGCTATCGGCTGCTATTGGAGACATGCTAGCAATGTGTATCAAGAGGCCCGTTACATGTGTCCTGGCATGTATGTTAGCTCGGTTGTCGCGAAGCATGGGCAAAACGCTTGGGTATATCGATGGAACGTCGAGGATCCTGAGCAGATGGCCTCTGGGCTGGGCGTTCCCCATACTGTCGAGCTGGCTGCTCTGTGGGGGGCCAACTATTTCCCCGACGCGCCGGCGAGCTACCTCGATGGCCAGATCAATGCCAATGCCTCGTCCGCTATACAACACTACTGGTTGAATTTCATCAAATATTACAACCCCAACGGGCGGCCTATCGATTCCACCAGCAAATATACCAAGTGGGAAGCGTGGGGAGACAAGGCACAAAATCGTCTGACGTTTCAAACTGGGGGCCTGACGGAAATGATCCGCGTTGACTCGGAATTGAAGCGGCGGTGTGAATTCTGGTCTACGAATGGTGTCGCATTGACTATGTAA